In Perca fluviatilis chromosome 14, GENO_Pfluv_1.0, whole genome shotgun sequence, a genomic segment contains:
- the LOC120572513 gene encoding uncharacterized protein LOC120572513, with the protein MSEERPRANGQPIVLRDVPTVTIETEFRQPVQHMQSRDENAGHPSATLQMTAEIEPAASTENGQEPIQALADSEEEAEEAEGEEEAAEEAEVDGVVVLKAVEDGNEVELNLSEILALERASEQQREIVEQNITETISLQTQTQDAEIEPEPVARTTRPTVRFRGRRGIHRVRYVRERPEPGPELFKVEDAVTYYRKGSTTKSRLRVVWLAGWLAVIG; encoded by the exons ATGTCTGAAGAAAGACCACGGGCCAACGGGCAGCCAATTGTGCTGCGAGACGTCCCCACCGTCACGATTGAAACAGAATTTAGGCAGCCGGTACAGCATATGCAGTCAAGAGATGAAAACGCTGGGCACCCCTCGGCTACCCTACAAATGACTGCCG AGATTGAGCCTGCAGCATCCACAGAAAACGGTCAGGAGCCTATCCAGGCCCTCGCTGAttcagaagaagaagcagaagaagcagaaggagaggaagaagcagcagaagaagcagaagtaGATGGTGTAGTGGTTCTGAAAGCAGTTGAAGATGGCAATGAAGTGGAACTTAATCTTTCTGAAATCCTTGCCCTCGAAAGAGCATCTGAGCAGCAGCGGGAAATAGTTGAACAGAACATTACAGAGACCATCTCTCTGCAAACTCAAACTCAGGACGCGG AGATTGAACCTGAACCTGTCGCCAGGACCACGCGTCCCACTGTACGATTCAgag gacGGAGGGGTATTCATCGAGTGAGATATGTCAGGGAGAGGCCTGAACCCGGTCCAGag CTGTTCAAAGTGGAGGATGCCGTGACTTATTACCGCAAGGGCAGCACTACAAAGAGTCGCCTAAGAGTGgtctggctggctggctggctggccgTCATCGGCTGA